The following are encoded in a window of Prevotella melaninogenica genomic DNA:
- the metG gene encoding methionine--tRNA ligase, whose translation MEEKKFKRTTVTAALPYANGGVHIGHLAGVYVPADIYVRYLRLKKREVAFIGGSDEHGVPITIRAKKEGITPQDVCDRYHKLIKDSFEEFGISFDIYSRTTSETHHKFASDFFRKLYDDGKLVEKESEQYYDEEAHQFLADRYIMGECPHCGNPNAYGDQCEKCGSDLSPMELKNPHSTISGSQPIIKRTKNWYLPLNDYQEWLKQWILEDHKEWRPNVYGQCKSWLDMDLQPRAMTRDLDWGIPVPVEGAEGKVLYVWFDAPIGYISNTKELCEKDPEHFGNWQKWWQDPETRIVHFIGKDNIVFHCLIFPTMLKAHGDYILPDNVPSNEFLNLEDDKISTSKNWAVWLHEYLRDFEGKQDVLRYVLTANAPETKDNNFTWKDFQERNNSELVAVYGNFVNRALQLTKKYWNGVVPACGELEEIDRQTIQEFKDVKEKVESYLEIFKFREAQKEAMNLARIGNKYIAETEPWKLWKTDPKRVETILYISLQLVANLSIAFEPFLPFSSKKLREMINMTEYEWSELGSTDLLPAGKQLAEPELLFEKIEDEAIEAQLRKLEETKKANEAASYKAEPIKKDIPFEDFEKLDIRVGHIIKCEKVKKSKKLLQFTIDDGSGVERTILSGIAAYYEPEQLTGKDVLFVANFAPRKMMGIESQGMILSAVNFDGSLSVTTTMGEVKPGSQVG comes from the coding sequence ATGGAAGAAAAGAAATTTAAGCGCACCACTGTTACCGCAGCATTGCCTTATGCGAATGGAGGTGTACATATAGGACACCTTGCTGGTGTATATGTTCCTGCCGATATCTACGTTCGTTATCTCCGATTGAAGAAGCGTGAAGTTGCTTTCATTGGTGGTAGTGACGAGCATGGTGTGCCTATCACCATCCGTGCTAAGAAGGAAGGTATCACCCCACAGGACGTATGTGACCGTTATCATAAGTTGATAAAGGACTCTTTTGAAGAGTTTGGTATCTCCTTCGACATCTATAGTCGCACAACAAGTGAGACTCACCACAAGTTTGCTTCAGACTTCTTCCGTAAGCTATATGATGATGGTAAGCTCGTCGAGAAGGAGAGTGAGCAGTACTATGATGAAGAAGCTCACCAGTTCCTTGCCGACCGTTATATCATGGGTGAGTGTCCTCACTGTGGCAATCCAAATGCTTATGGCGACCAATGCGAGAAGTGTGGTAGTGACCTTAGCCCTATGGAACTGAAGAATCCTCACTCAACCATCTCTGGTTCACAGCCTATCATCAAGCGTACTAAGAACTGGTACCTGCCTTTGAATGACTATCAAGAGTGGCTGAAGCAGTGGATTTTGGAGGATCATAAGGAGTGGAGACCAAACGTTTATGGTCAGTGTAAGAGCTGGTTAGACATGGATCTCCAGCCACGTGCTATGACCCGCGACCTTGATTGGGGTATTCCTGTACCAGTAGAGGGAGCTGAGGGCAAGGTGCTTTACGTATGGTTTGATGCGCCTATCGGCTATATTTCAAACACAAAGGAGCTTTGCGAAAAGGATCCAGAGCACTTCGGCAACTGGCAGAAGTGGTGGCAAGACCCAGAGACACGTATTGTTCACTTCATTGGAAAGGACAACATCGTGTTCCACTGTCTTATCTTCCCAACTATGTTGAAGGCGCATGGCGATTATATTTTGCCTGATAACGTACCATCAAACGAGTTCCTTAACCTTGAAGACGATAAGATTTCTACAAGTAAGAACTGGGCGGTATGGCTCCACGAGTACCTCCGCGACTTTGAAGGAAAGCAGGATGTACTACGCTATGTACTGACTGCTAACGCACCAGAAACCAAAGATAACAACTTCACTTGGAAAGACTTCCAAGAGCGTAACAACTCTGAACTCGTTGCTGTATATGGTAACTTCGTTAACCGTGCACTGCAATTGACCAAGAAGTATTGGAATGGTGTGGTTCCTGCTTGTGGTGAATTGGAGGAGATTGACCGCCAGACTATCCAAGAGTTCAAGGATGTTAAGGAGAAAGTTGAGTCCTATCTTGAAATCTTTAAGTTCCGTGAGGCACAGAAAGAGGCTATGAACCTCGCCCGCATCGGTAACAAATACATTGCAGAGACAGAGCCTTGGAAGCTTTGGAAGACCGACCCTAAGCGTGTGGAGACTATTCTCTACATCTCGCTTCAGCTCGTTGCTAACCTCAGTATTGCCTTCGAACCATTCTTGCCATTCAGCAGTAAGAAACTCCGTGAGATGATAAACATGACGGAGTATGAGTGGAGTGAACTTGGTTCTACCGACCTTCTCCCAGCTGGTAAGCAGTTGGCTGAGCCTGAGTTGCTCTTCGAGAAGATTGAGGATGAGGCTATCGAGGCTCAGTTGCGTAAGTTGGAAGAGACTAAGAAGGCTAACGAAGCCGCTTCCTACAAGGCTGAACCTATCAAGAAGGACATTCCTTTCGAAGACTTCGAGAAGCTTGATATCCGTGTAGGACATATCATCAAGTGTGAGAAGGTGAAGAAGAGTAAGAAGCTCTTGCAGTTCACTATCGACGATGGTTCGGGTGTTGAGCGCACCATTCTCAGTGGTATTGCAGCCTACTACGAGCCAGAGCAGCTCACTGGTAAGGACGTTCTCTTCGTTGCTAACTTTGCTCCTCGTAAGATGATGGGCATCGAGAGCCAGGGAATGATTCTCTCTGCCGTTAACTTCGATGGTTCCCTCTCTGTAACAACAACTATGGGTGAGGTGAAGCCAGGTAGTCAAGTGGGATAA
- a CDS encoding KUP/HAK/KT family potassium transporter has protein sequence MTRDNNCSVSARHKLSLMGVIVTLGIVFGDIGTSPLYVMKAIVRAGNPVNAEYIIGAVSCIIWTLTLQTTVKYVLIALRADNKGEGGILALYALIRRHSRKWFYFLAIIGASTLIADGVITPSITVLSAIEGLKVYEPETPVVPIALCIVTVLFFIQQFGTNMIGKLFGPLMLLWFSMLGVLGAMHIGDYIPILQAFNPLHAIRLLTSNPEWFLILGAVFLCTTGAEALYSDLGHCGINNIRTSWAFVKVMLILNYLGQGAWIIAHVDNLTSGLNPFYAIMPHGMLFFGIVMATIAAIIASQALISGSFTIFSEAMNLKFWPRQKIKYPTDVKGQLYIPFVNMSLFILCVIVILFFQSSERMEAAYGLSITITMLMTTFLLSAYLTIRRVNHWLTLLFLIVFVGLESIFFVANMAKFMNGGWVTMLLASVMIAIMYVWYNATTIRNSQIQIRDVRESFSIISDIKNDDSIPKYATNIVYPTKLGGKYDIEQKILYSIINKHPMRADHYFLLHIDYQDSPSTLEYDVTTLVPATLYRINLRLGFRIHPLVNRYFRQIIEDMVANNEFSLASSYPSLAKHNVMGNFVFVLINRIYSTFTSFSFKERLIMDAYEWIDHLKLSITRSLGLNTSNVLIENVPLTVKSHAKKAGNGIPRVERIEENGDFH, from the coding sequence ATGACACGGGATAACAATTGTAGTGTTTCTGCACGCCATAAACTAAGTTTAATGGGCGTTATTGTAACCTTAGGTATTGTTTTCGGAGATATAGGTACATCTCCTTTGTATGTGATGAAGGCTATTGTTAGGGCTGGAAACCCTGTTAATGCTGAATATATCATCGGTGCAGTGTCGTGTATTATATGGACATTAACCCTACAAACGACTGTTAAATATGTCTTAATAGCCCTTCGCGCGGATAATAAAGGAGAGGGCGGAATACTCGCTTTGTATGCTTTAATACGTCGACATAGTCGTAAATGGTTTTATTTCTTAGCGATTATTGGTGCCAGTACGCTGATAGCTGATGGTGTAATAACGCCTTCTATTACAGTTCTTTCTGCTATAGAGGGATTGAAGGTCTATGAACCAGAGACCCCAGTTGTGCCTATTGCCCTTTGTATTGTTACTGTTTTGTTCTTCATTCAGCAATTTGGAACGAATATGATTGGCAAGTTGTTTGGTCCATTAATGCTCTTATGGTTCTCGATGTTGGGTGTGTTAGGAGCTATGCATATCGGTGATTATATTCCTATTCTGCAAGCTTTCAATCCTTTACATGCCATCCGCTTGCTGACGAGTAACCCAGAGTGGTTCTTAATCTTGGGTGCAGTGTTCCTTTGTACGACTGGTGCTGAGGCCTTATACTCCGACTTAGGGCATTGTGGAATTAATAATATCCGTACGAGTTGGGCCTTTGTCAAGGTCATGTTAATCCTCAACTATCTTGGTCAAGGGGCTTGGATAATTGCACATGTCGATAATCTTACCTCTGGGTTGAACCCTTTTTATGCCATTATGCCCCACGGTATGCTCTTTTTCGGTATCGTCATGGCAACGATAGCAGCCATCATTGCGAGTCAAGCATTGATTAGTGGGTCGTTTACTATCTTCAGTGAAGCAATGAACTTGAAGTTTTGGCCACGTCAGAAGATTAAGTATCCGACCGATGTTAAGGGACAACTTTACATTCCATTTGTCAATATGTCGCTCTTTATCTTATGTGTGATTGTGATACTTTTCTTCCAGAGTTCGGAGCGAATGGAGGCTGCTTACGGCTTGTCAATCACGATAACTATGCTCATGACTACCTTCCTCTTGAGTGCTTATCTTACTATTCGTCGAGTAAATCATTGGCTAACACTTCTGTTCCTTATCGTCTTTGTCGGTTTGGAGAGTATCTTCTTCGTCGCAAACATGGCAAAGTTTATGAATGGAGGTTGGGTAACCATGCTTCTTGCCAGTGTGATGATAGCAATCATGTATGTGTGGTATAATGCCACAACCATTCGTAATTCGCAGATACAGATACGTGATGTTCGTGAATCATTCAGTATTATTTCCGATATTAAGAACGATGATTCAATCCCTAAGTATGCGACAAATATCGTCTATCCCACCAAACTTGGAGGTAAATACGACATCGAACAGAAGATTCTCTATTCAATCATTAATAAGCATCCAATGCGTGCTGACCATTATTTCTTGCTGCATATAGACTATCAAGACAGTCCTTCAACACTGGAGTATGACGTTACCACGCTTGTTCCCGCTACTCTTTATCGTATCAATCTACGGTTAGGATTCCGCATCCACCCACTTGTCAATCGTTATTTTAGGCAGATAATCGAGGATATGGTGGCTAATAATGAGTTCTCTCTTGCGTCATCTTATCCTTCACTGGCTAAGCATAATGTGATGGGAAACTTCGTATTTGTGCTTATTAATAGGATTTATTCAACCTTCACTTCTTTCTCTTTTAAGGAGCGACTTATCATGGATGCCTATGAATGGATCGACCATTTGAAATTGAGTATAACACGTTCTTTAGGTCTGAATACGAGTAACGTCTTGATAGAGAACGTACCACTCACGGTGAAGTCACATGCTAAAAAGGCAGGAAATGGTATTCCAAGGGTTGAAAGAATTGAGGAAAATGGGGACTTTCATTAA
- a CDS encoding RluA family pseudouridine synthase, translated as MKFHPILSEHPLPARFNNPFDYEPDALCRAAVKLLQANLPIEPIEGKMYGVLIVERNGEVGYLQAYSGQIADEGEDFVPAVFDYLQPDGYFKIHEAEITQLNQKIAQLKASTAYRQAQENLKSIQQEAEKAIEEARRVLQGAKFLRDKRRKEAFISEAERNEMTRQSQFLKAELQRKKKAYAEQITAAQTVVSSYQEQITAWKRERKMKSDRLQRWLFSQFSLLNAHGERKNLLDIFRDYYLKNSPARTKAAHITSVNTAERAAKESLAASLLPPSGAGECCEPKLLQYAFLHGYKPISMAMFWWGPSPKTEIRQHGNYYPACNGKCKPILEWMLEGIDVDYKECDRINNETETVPSEGLKILYEDDYLAVVVKPSGLLSVPGKGNQASIYSILCERWKGKSDAFMVHRLDMATSGLLVVARTSEVHKALQAQFIRRTVKKKYVALLPLSILDKHLPTEGRIELPLSPDPDDRPRQRVDRTNGKPAITEYRLIGKTTYGKETLKAVKIELYPLTGRTHQLRVHCAHPDGLGTPIIGDNLYGQRAECLWLHAAHLEFTHPITQERMSFDTPL; from the coding sequence ATGAAGTTCCATCCTATCCTATCAGAACATCCCCTACCCGCTCGGTTTAATAATCCTTTCGATTACGAACCGGACGCTCTTTGCCGTGCAGCAGTCAAGCTGTTGCAGGCAAATCTCCCTATTGAACCAATCGAAGGGAAGATGTATGGCGTTCTGATTGTTGAGCGAAACGGAGAGGTTGGCTATCTGCAAGCCTACTCTGGACAGATAGCTGATGAGGGAGAAGACTTTGTTCCTGCTGTTTTCGACTATCTCCAGCCCGATGGTTACTTCAAGATTCATGAGGCTGAGATTACCCAATTGAATCAAAAGATAGCCCAACTAAAAGCCTCAACAGCCTATCGACAGGCACAGGAAAACCTAAAATCGATTCAGCAAGAGGCAGAAAAGGCTATCGAAGAAGCACGGAGAGTGCTGCAAGGTGCCAAGTTCTTACGTGACAAACGACGTAAGGAGGCTTTTATTTCAGAGGCAGAACGCAATGAGATGACACGTCAGAGCCAGTTTCTTAAAGCCGAATTGCAACGTAAGAAAAAGGCTTATGCTGAACAGATTACCGCTGCACAGACAGTTGTGAGCAGCTATCAAGAACAGATAACAGCTTGGAAACGAGAGCGAAAAATGAAGTCTGATCGTCTTCAACGTTGGCTTTTCTCTCAGTTCTCACTGCTCAATGCACACGGAGAGCGTAAGAACTTACTCGATATCTTCCGTGATTACTATCTGAAGAATAGTCCTGCACGTACGAAGGCTGCCCATATAACAAGTGTAAATACTGCTGAACGTGCTGCCAAGGAGAGTCTCGCAGCTTCACTACTTCCACCTTCTGGCGCAGGTGAATGCTGTGAACCAAAGCTCTTACAATATGCTTTTCTACATGGTTATAAGCCTATTAGCATGGCAATGTTTTGGTGGGGACCATCGCCAAAGACCGAGATAAGACAGCATGGAAACTACTATCCTGCTTGTAATGGAAAGTGTAAACCGATCTTGGAGTGGATGTTGGAAGGGATAGACGTTGACTATAAGGAGTGCGATAGGATAAATAATGAAACAGAAACCGTACCTTCTGAAGGGCTAAAAATACTCTATGAAGACGATTATCTTGCAGTGGTTGTCAAACCGTCGGGCTTACTTTCTGTTCCTGGGAAAGGTAATCAAGCATCCATTTATAGTATTCTTTGCGAACGATGGAAGGGTAAGAGCGATGCATTTATGGTACATCGATTAGACATGGCAACAAGTGGTTTACTCGTTGTTGCGCGTACTTCTGAGGTCCATAAGGCTTTGCAAGCACAGTTTATTAGGCGAACTGTCAAGAAGAAGTATGTTGCTTTACTTCCTCTCTCTATCCTTGACAAACATTTACCAACAGAGGGACGGATAGAACTTCCACTCTCTCCCGACCCAGACGACCGTCCTCGGCAGCGTGTTGATAGAACTAATGGGAAGCCAGCTATCACCGAGTATCGCCTTATCGGTAAGACAACATACGGAAAAGAAACATTGAAAGCAGTGAAGATTGAGCTCTATCCGCTGACAGGTCGTACCCACCAGCTGCGCGTTCATTGTGCTCATCCAGACGGATTGGGTACTCCTATCATAGGAGACAACCTCTACGGACAACGAGCTGAATGCCTTTGGTTACACGCAGCTCACCTTGAATTCACCCATCCCATAACCCAAGAGCGGATGAGTTTTGATACTCCTTTATAG
- a CDS encoding patatin-like phospholipase family protein — protein MKKYLLVFLMLICCGLSVMAQQQNEGGKTRPKVGLVLGGGGAKGAAAIGILKELEREKIPIDYIAGTSIGAIIGGLYAQGYRADDLEKLFRSQNWLALLADRDTTLVGKVYKEEDGVIYLFGFPVRKKADADKNTGFWMLHGDHVYNFLDSLVSRSPVQRGIVKQAIPFSCVAFDIRRQQEIVLDTGSMARNMRASMAIPGAFKPVQIDTLMLVDGGMGNNLPVDVVRKMGADIVIAVDLQQRKHDDYRSPFGFLKGLGGILDWLAERPDIKKYNVNRMKADLYINPDLGSYGVTDFNAKAIKAILKIGEDTGILYRKQLGTFMKDHQ, from the coding sequence ATGAAAAAATACTTACTTGTATTTCTGATGCTGATATGCTGTGGTCTATCTGTGATGGCACAGCAACAGAACGAAGGTGGGAAGACCCGCCCAAAGGTGGGACTTGTGCTTGGTGGCGGTGGTGCGAAAGGTGCTGCAGCCATAGGAATACTAAAGGAGTTGGAGCGAGAAAAGATTCCTATTGACTATATTGCTGGAACAAGTATAGGAGCGATTATTGGCGGATTATACGCACAGGGCTATCGTGCAGATGACCTCGAAAAACTCTTCCGCTCGCAGAATTGGTTGGCACTTTTGGCAGATAGAGACACAACATTGGTTGGAAAGGTCTATAAAGAGGAAGATGGTGTAATCTATCTCTTTGGCTTTCCTGTGCGTAAAAAGGCTGATGCTGATAAAAATACAGGGTTCTGGATGTTGCATGGTGACCATGTCTATAATTTCCTTGACTCACTCGTCAGTCGTTCTCCAGTACAACGTGGTATCGTTAAGCAGGCTATTCCCTTCTCGTGTGTAGCCTTTGACATCCGTCGTCAACAAGAAATAGTCCTTGATACTGGTTCCATGGCGCGTAATATGCGTGCCAGTATGGCTATTCCCGGTGCGTTCAAACCTGTGCAGATAGACACACTGATGCTGGTGGATGGCGGTATGGGCAATAATCTTCCAGTGGATGTTGTACGAAAGATGGGGGCAGATATCGTTATTGCCGTCGACCTTCAACAGCGCAAACATGATGACTATCGTTCGCCTTTCGGCTTTCTGAAAGGACTGGGAGGTATCTTAGATTGGTTGGCAGAACGTCCTGATATAAAGAAATATAATGTCAATCGCATGAAAGCCGACCTCTATATTAATCCCGATTTAGGTTCTTATGGTGTCACCGACTTCAATGCAAAGGCGATAAAAGCTATCCTTAAAATAGGCGAGGATACTGGTATTCTGTATCGAAAGCAGTTAGGGACGTTCATGAAAGACCATCAATGA
- a CDS encoding ADP-ribosylglycohydrolase family protein, with translation MIGAIIGDIVGSRFEFGPAPLKSFELFTPDCSYTDDTICTIAIADAVLNERDYKDSLLDWCRRYPDPMGGYGKRFYQWINADNPQPTDSFGNGSAMRVSPIGWLFDEWEDVIEEAKKSAIVSHNHPEGIKGAQCIAEAICWLRLMRFSKSDVERKVEKFFGYKLPPMRDIKKIGSEGHFDSTCQETIPMALRCFMDGNSFEETIRLAVLCDGDTDTKACIAGSVAEAYYPVPEWIIEKAISYLPDDMLIILEQFYERIQDSCGTKKR, from the coding sequence ATGATTGGTGCTATTATAGGAGACATCGTTGGCTCACGCTTTGAATTTGGACCAGCCCCACTGAAAAGCTTTGAGCTTTTTACCCCTGATTGTTCTTACACAGATGATACGATTTGTACCATCGCTATTGCTGATGCAGTGCTGAATGAGCGTGATTACAAGGACAGTCTGCTCGATTGGTGTCGGCGTTATCCAGACCCGATGGGCGGATATGGTAAGCGATTCTACCAATGGATTAACGCTGACAATCCCCAGCCTACGGATTCATTTGGCAATGGTTCTGCGATGCGTGTCAGCCCTATTGGGTGGCTATTCGACGAGTGGGAGGATGTAATTGAGGAAGCTAAGAAGAGTGCTATCGTAAGTCATAACCACCCCGAAGGCATTAAGGGTGCACAATGTATTGCTGAAGCTATCTGTTGGCTACGCTTGATGCGCTTTTCTAAGTCGGATGTCGAGCGCAAAGTTGAGAAGTTCTTTGGATATAAGTTACCACCTATGCGGGATATTAAGAAGATTGGTTCTGAAGGACACTTTGATAGCACATGCCAAGAAACCATACCGATGGCATTGCGTTGCTTCATGGATGGCAACAGTTTTGAGGAAACAATCCGGCTTGCTGTCCTATGTGATGGAGATACTGACACGAAGGCTTGCATCGCAGGTTCGGTTGCCGAAGCCTATTATCCTGTGCCAGAATGGATAATCGAAAAGGCAATCAGCTACTTGCCAGATGATATGCTCATTATTCTCGAACAGTTTTATGAGCGTATACAAGATAGCTGTGGAACTAAAAAAAGATAA
- a CDS encoding C69 family dipeptidase: protein MKTNKVQIEHKLPSECTTIIIGQEQTADGSMIVARSEDWDAMEAKNYEIFEGTDNGPSEFVAKDSPFRCELPEKALGYSALSPYNLHGHWGSAGFNTAGVGMSATESIFSSDEVLKHDPLVENGVAENSVFNITLPYVHTAREGVERLGMLIEKYGIAEGFGIGFVDSKEIWYLETACGHRWLACRMPKDQYFVTGNQSRFRTYDPNDKENYLASADLIEFAEKHGLYNPAQGAFDFHEAYARDIKLDTTYNYPRVWGLQQFFSPKIKNDVTKNTFPVFAKAAHKVTLTELRTAFRFHYDNTEHDPYLNSNPQEPYRPVSIFRTTQTHLLQVRPDLPQAIGCVNYVAMGMADLGVFLPLYQGITSYPEAYTKGNGESSADSAYWKFRKIMVLGMTNYNKYAPIIKEVYAKFEAETDQRQREMEEEYLRIYKTQPLHAQDLLQAFSDKILNSALDLADRLQEKLFTLMTQDIQQEYLFHGA from the coding sequence ATGAAAACAAACAAAGTGCAAATTGAGCACAAACTTCCTTCAGAGTGTACAACCATCATCATTGGTCAAGAACAGACTGCTGATGGTTCTATGATAGTAGCGCGTTCAGAGGACTGGGACGCTATGGAAGCTAAGAACTACGAGATATTTGAGGGTACAGACAATGGTCCAAGTGAGTTCGTTGCAAAGGATAGTCCTTTCCGTTGCGAACTCCCAGAGAAGGCTTTGGGCTATTCTGCCCTTTCTCCGTATAATCTTCACGGTCATTGGGGCAGTGCTGGTTTCAACACAGCAGGCGTAGGAATGAGTGCTACGGAGAGTATCTTTAGTAGTGACGAGGTATTGAAACACGACCCATTGGTAGAGAATGGTGTGGCAGAGAACTCTGTCTTCAACATTACCCTACCTTACGTCCACACCGCCCGCGAAGGTGTTGAGCGATTGGGTATGCTCATCGAGAAATATGGTATTGCTGAAGGCTTCGGCATTGGCTTTGTAGATAGCAAGGAGATATGGTACTTGGAGACAGCTTGCGGCCATCGTTGGTTGGCTTGCCGTATGCCAAAAGATCAGTATTTCGTAACTGGTAACCAGAGCCGTTTCCGCACATACGACCCTAATGATAAGGAAAATTACCTCGCATCAGCCGACTTGATTGAGTTTGCTGAGAAGCATGGACTTTACAATCCAGCACAGGGTGCCTTTGATTTCCATGAGGCTTACGCACGTGATATCAAACTCGACACTACCTATAACTACCCACGTGTATGGGGTTTGCAGCAGTTCTTCTCTCCAAAGATTAAGAATGACGTAACAAAGAACACCTTCCCTGTCTTTGCTAAGGCTGCTCATAAGGTCACACTGACCGAACTCCGCACGGCATTCCGCTTCCACTACGACAATACGGAGCACGACCCATATCTCAATAGTAATCCTCAGGAACCTTACCGTCCTGTCTCTATCTTCCGTACCACACAGACCCACCTCTTGCAGGTACGCCCAGATCTACCACAGGCTATCGGTTGTGTCAATTATGTCGCTATGGGTATGGCAGACCTCGGTGTGTTCCTCCCACTCTATCAGGGCATCACTTCCTATCCAGAGGCTTACACAAAGGGTAATGGTGAGTCAAGTGCTGACTCAGCTTATTGGAAGTTCCGCAAGATAATGGTATTGGGTATGACCAACTATAACAAGTATGCTCCTATCATCAAAGAGGTGTATGCTAAATTTGAAGCAGAGACCGACCAACGTCAACGTGAGATGGAAGAAGAGTATCTACGCATCTATAAGACACAACCTCTCCATGCACAAGACTTGTTACAGGCGTTCTCTGATAAGATTCTTAACAGTGCGCTCGACCTTGCCGATCGTCTACAAGAGAAGCTCTTTACACTGATGACACAAGACATTCAGCAGGAGTATCTCTTCCACGGAGCATAA